From the genome of Aricia agestis chromosome 9, ilAriAges1.1, whole genome shotgun sequence, one region includes:
- the LOC121730052 gene encoding uncharacterized protein LOC121730052 — translation MSTRAVSLKSHEESTFKDGISEYHTVDEDESGVVNDTNKFRRPDPKPEETGTSQANISKNYSESKFLELKTQIQSIFDDYNKNMGDFELFKSNFHLTMEEYKQCDSFTQVESSIEETMEHDSTESDGEIENSFSTGLFNESNEVKNIETTFYSFINNNFVNLTSDEASFDSKNNSEKTFVLHNSDVVDPCIERELSKRGTMSENNICKKIVDKSPASEKTTEPQDSEQEENSDEEKYIPIKNSLAKEDLKKKEEDKDYYKDQDTLFIFKICSYICKKIRRNPIA, via the coding sequence ATGTCTACTAGAGCAGTTTCTTTAAAAAGCCACGAGGAATCTACCTTCAAGGATGGGATCAGTGAGTACCACACTGTAGATGAAGACGAATCTGGAGTAGTGAATGATACTAATAAGTTTCGTAGACCAGATCCTAAACCAGAAGAAACAGGCACATCCCAAGCAAATATATCTAAAAATTACAGTGAGTCTAAATTCTTAGAATTGAAAACCCAAATTCAAAGTATTTTTGAtgattacaataaaaatatgggGGACTTCGAACTGTTCAAAAGCAATTTTCACTTAACTATGGAAGAATACAAACAATGCGACTCTTTTACACAAGTCGAAAGTTCAATCGAAGAAACAATGGAGCATGATAGTACTGAATCAGACGGCGAAATCGAAAATTCGTTTTCAACAGGACTGTTTAATGAAagcaatgaagtaaaaaatattgaaacaacATTTTACTCCTTTATTAATAACAACTTTGTCAATTTAACTTCAGATGAAGCAAGTTTTGATTCAAAAAACAACTCAGAAAAGACATTTGTCCTCCATAACAGTGATGTTGTTGATCCATGTATAGAAAGAGAGCTAAGCAAACGCGGTACAATGTCTGAAAACAATATCTGTAAGAAAATTGTAGACAAATCTCCAGCTTCAGAAAAAACAACAGAACCTCAAGATTCTGAACAGGAAGAAAATTCCGACGAAGAAAAATACATACCTATTAAAAATTCACTCGCAAAAGAGgatttaaaaaagaaagaagaagacAAAGACTATTACAAAGACCAAGACACACTTTTCATATTCAAAATTTGTAGTTACATATGCAAGAAAATTCGCAGGAATCCAATAGCTTAG